The DNA region TTTCACTAATCTAAATGTGCACTTTTTCTGGTTGTAATTTGCAGGTGAATGGACAAGATTTGAGGAGCATAGTTCTAAATGTGCAATTTTTTTTGGTTGTAATTACAACCAGCATTAAAATTAGGAGCATAGTTCTAAAATAGAGATCATTTCGGTATAGAACAAAGACTCCAGTGAGTCATGATTCTATATTTTTAATACTTTTGGGACTTGTTTGTTGCAAAGTCCTTGGCGCATGACCAACTCACACATGTAGTATATTTTTACCGATTGTGCTTAATAACTGAATCGTTTCAAAAGACGGAGGGACGATTCAAAAGTTCTTACTTTTTAAAGACGGAGGCAATACAAGATAATAATCATATTTCTTAAATTGGAACATCAGCACTATACAATAAGATGTAtagaaattatattttcttgtCCGAAAATAAATGTCATACTTttcatttccataaaaaaatatcatatttcttatttttttggaaaaattctgtcacattaatataaaaaacagTACTATATTTTGGTAGTATAAAGTTTAATCTTGATAGAATGTAGTAATATATAcaacaatatttaattttagtaACTAATGCAATTACAAAAAAGACACTCCTACAATTAATCTACTCTCATCTCATTTACTGATTAACTTTGAAATGCAGTAATATGTTATCATTATAATTAAGGAAAAACTAACAAAATTGCTGGAAAAGCAAATTACAGAAATGCAATAAGAACCCGAACAAGAGACAAAGATCAAACTTTTGGATCGAAAAATGCCGAAAATTGGGCACTTTTCATAACTCGTATCAtcaaaaatttaatcaaacaaaaAAGAAGAGTAATCAATCAAAACCTTTCAGCAAGGCGCGCGGTGACTGCTCTCAGCTTCGAATAAACCTTCGCAGCAGGGGATCCCAAAATCAAGCTACAAAGCGAATCCCTCGCGACCTTGATATTAGCAAACGATCCAAGCAAATGAATCTTCGAATCCGCAATCACAATCCTTGTCCTCGTCGAATTCTCAATCGCGAATTTCGTTTTCCCCCCTTTTCCGCTCAATCGCCCGATTGCTCGCGACAAGTGCTCGCCTTTCAGCGTCTTCACATCCTTGATCTCGAACGATTCGACGTAGAGCTCGTCCATCCGGAGCAGCGCGACGGCGTCGATGACGTCGAATCCGAGCATGAAGGCGTGCACGAAGTCGGCGCACTTCTGGAGGTTGCTGACGTCGGGGGTGTCGGTGCGGGTCTTGAGCTCGACGCGGCGCGCCTTGAGATTCATCCGGATGTCGATCTTCATCTCGTCGTAGATCGGGGTGTAGATCTCGAGCCAGGCTTTTTTGAGAGGAGTGTAGCGGTGCGGCGGGACGGAGATTTTGCGGAATTGGATCTGGCCGTCGGAGATTTCGTGCGCCTTGAGCGGCCGGAAATTAGGTTTCTGTGCGAATAGGACCTGCGGCTTCCTCGGAGGAGGGGCTGCGGCTGCGGCTTCGACGTCCATGGCGGAGGGAGAAGTAGAGGCGGCGGTGGCGATTTCGGCCGACGGATTTTCCATTTTGTGAGAGAGGGAATGTGAAGAACGGAGACGGCTAGGGTTTTTGTTTCACAAGGGGTTTTTGCTTTGGTTATGATTGGCATATAAATATAGGAGCAATTGTTTTTGGcatatgtcttttttatttttaatgttcAAACTAAATACGTTTGtttctattttccttttttttaggTGTATATGTTCTTTTGTTACATTTTGTACATACCATGTTATGAATGTGAATTGGTTTTATCCTTAATTGGAGTAAGCTAATGATTCCCATCATTAGTTTTAAATCATATTTCATCGTTAAATAACATCAAGTAAATTTGGTGTAAAATATGTTATTAAGTCACATTAATTTGCAATGGTTAATTAGTCTCCTAAAATTTGTCCACACccattctttttaattttttcatattttactaatttcataaatatttttatgacACGTACACTTTACCATTTTGTTTTCAATAACTTGTAGAAAcacaaataaatttgaaatgcaaattaaatttcatacaATAAATGTGatactattaaaaatgaaacatctTGATTGATGATTTCGCATAATCacacataacaaaaaaaaactcaaatttCGTTCAATTTCCCACACTCAAAACTAAAATCtacttgaaaaataaaaagaatcaaAAGCAAAGAATGATCTCCTCATGACATGAGGGACCAATGTTATTTAATGCCAACATTTAGATTTCACAACAAACCTCTCAACCCCTTCTTTATGCACTGCCAAGCTTGGTTCGGAGAATCTTGCAAGCAGACACCATGTTCTCGAGGGCCGGCTTCACCTCTCCGTATTTTCGAGTCTTGAGACCGCAGTCGGGGTTCACCCACAAGATGTTTGTCTCAAGGACCGCAAGCATCTTGTTGATCCGGTCCGCAATCTCATCCGTGGATGGGATTCTCGGGGAGTGGATGTCGTACACACCTGGCCCGATCCCAGCTCCGTACTTGACTCCCTCGCGGAACACTGACAGCAGCTTCTCGTCCGAACGTGAGTTCTCAATGGTGATCACGTCGGCATCCATGTTGATGATGGACTGGATGATGTCGTTGAAGTTGGAGTAGCACATGTGGGTGTGGATCTGTCAAACAAAAAACATTAGTGTAACGTTGAAGGAAATGTCGTGCATAGGACAATAGAATCGAGACGAGACGACACACACCTGGGTGGTATCTTGGACACCAACATTGGTGATTCTGAAGGAGTGTACAGCCCAGTCCAAGTAGAAAGCATGCTCGGATTTGCGGAGAGGCAACCCTTCTCTCAATGCAGCCTCGTCAATTTGGATCACGGTGATACCTGCCTTCTCAAGATCCTCGACTTCATCCTTAATGGCCAAAGCAATCTGATAACATGTCTCGGATCTGCGAACAAAACCAAAATGTTAGCGGGAAAAGTAAAAACACCATCTCTCCTAACACTATGTGGTAGTTAGAAACGTTACCTCGGTTGGTCGTTTCTCACAAAAGACCAATTGAGAATGGTAACAGGGCCGGTAAGCATTCCCTTCATCGGGCGCTTGGTCATGCTCTGGGCAGCAGATGACCAGTAGACAGTCATTGGGTTGGGGCGACTGACATCACCATAAATGATTGGTGGCTTCACACATCGAGATCCATATGATTGCACCCAGCCGTTTGCTGTGAAGGCAAAACCAGATAGTTGCTCTCCGAAGTACTCAACCATATCATTTCTCTGGAATTTAGACAGCCAAAGGACACGAGGTAATGTTAAAACAAACACTTTAGTAGCTATATCTAACTAATAGTACTCGTTACCCAAAATATTAAGAATGATTAATTTTCAGAGAATGGCCTTAGAATAAGCTCACCTCTGGTTCTCCGTGAACAAGAACATCAATGTCAAGCTCTTCTTGAAGCTTGACAACCTTGTTGATCTCCTCTTTGATGGCCTTATCATAGTCCTCCTCGGAGATCCTACAACCAAAATTTGAGCCTTTTATAAAAGGATTTGAATGCATTTTGAGAtttcaaatgaaaatttaaGCAAACAAGACCTACTTCTTGGCCTTGTATTCACGACGCACTCTTCTGAGCTCCACTGTCTGTGGGAAGGAACCTATAGTGGTGGTTGGAAGGATTGGAAGGTTAAGCTTCTTCTGTTGAGCATTAAGTCTGGAGGTAACATCTGTAGCACGGCGATGATCAGAACCCTTCAGTGCAGCAGCCTAGTTGAACAATAGAAGAAGGATGGTAAGTGCACAACATTTTAGCAGCAGGATGCCTAAAAATCAAAgtgaaaattataaatattcacTTACAGCCTTTTGGACAGCTTCATTGTTCACCCTAGGTGAAGATTTCCTAGATGCCTGAGCCGTAGCATTGGCTGAGAAGTATGCCTAAATGAACCAAATGAGCATAAGTACTATATAAACTAATATCAAGATAAATGTGTATAATCTAAAAAGATTTATGATCCACTTATTATGCGTCTCTATTAAAATTCAGAGGTTAGGAATCACATACCTCATCCTTCTGACCAGTCAATGCCTTTGCCAATGCATTCACTTCAACAACCTTTTGAGCTGCAAATGCGAGCCATGATTTAATTTCTTGGTCCAACTTAGTCTCATTTACTAGATCTACCGCAGTATGGAGAAGCGAGCATGAGGTAGACACAACAAGTTTATCTGCATGGGTAGTAAAACAATCAAATTAGATAACcaccttaaagaaacttaaAACGTTGTATGTAGGTGTTCATTAAAGTACCCTTTCCCACTATGCTTTCAAGAGACTGCAGGGTGGAGAGGGATGCATCCAGATCATTAGCCCAGATGTTCCTTCCGTCAACAACTCCAGCAAAGAGGTATTTTCCAGATGGAAAACCACCCTTGATTAAATCAAGGGTCTGGGTTCCACGAACCAAATCAAAGCCAAAACCAGAAACTCCACTCAATGAGGTAAGGGTTTTGAATGCAGCCCCGGGAATGTCAGCAAAATAAGTCTCAACTAGAACCTCAACACCAGACAAAGCTGATTGCAGGTCAGCATATGCCTTTGTGAATGCTTCCAACTGGTGAGACTCGAGATCCTTAACTAAGGTGGGCTCATCAAACTGAATCCAAGATGCACCGGCAGCCTTCAGCTCAGCAATAACTTCCCTGCCAGGATTTTGCACATCAATTCAAAATTCTTAAATGATCTAAAAGGTGAGAGGATCTTGATATGAGAATCATTGGGTTGACATTTTCTCACTTGTAGATTGGAAGAATTTTGTcaagaagagaaagaagagggAATGTTTTATCGACACCCTTGGCAGGTTTGGAAAGCAACAAGTATGAAACAGGACCAACAAGAACTGGAACAGTATCAACACCTTGCTGCATGATAGGACAGAAAACACATCAGATGGCAACAAACAACATCATGAACATTTAAACTTAATATCAATATTCATTATTGACGGCTTTGTGGGAAATGATAGAGATCATACCGCCTTAGCTTCTTTGTATTCATTAACGGCTTTATGGGAAGCATAAGAAAAATTCACATCAGGTCCCAATTCTGGGACAATGAAGTGGCTGTGGACAAATAAAGCAACAAAATTAGCAAATAAACATCAGAAGTGTAATGCAACTTTTGTTTCTCTAAGAAGATTATTCATCACTTCACTTACTAGTTGGTATCAAACCACTTGGTCATCTCCATAGCAGGAACAGAGTCGTTTCCTCTGGCCATGGAGAAGAAAGTGGAGAAACCAATCTCACCACCAGTCCAGTTGTATCTTGGGGGAACAGCACCGAGCATTGCAGTTGTGTCAAGCACCTGATCATAGTATGAGAATGTGTTGCTGGGGATGTACTTGATCCCAACATCAGACATCTGCTTCCAAATGGATGCTCTGAGACCAGCTGCCACCTTTTCCAAATCCTC from Salvia splendens isolate huo1 chromosome 9, SspV2, whole genome shotgun sequence includes:
- the LOC121748982 gene encoding RNA-binding protein PNO1-like produces the protein MENPSAEIATAASTSPSAMDVEAAAAAPPPRKPQVLFAQKPNFRPLKAHEISDGQIQFRKISVPPHRYTPLKKAWLEIYTPIYDEMKIDIRMNLKARRVELKTRTDTPDVSNLQKCADFVHAFMLGFDVIDAVALLRMDELYVESFEIKDVKTLKGEHLSRAIGRLSGKGGKTKFAIENSTRTRIVIADSKIHLLGSFANIKVARDSLCSLILGSPAAKVYSKLRAVTARLAERF
- the LOC121748975 gene encoding 5-methyltetrahydropteroyltriglutamate--homocysteine methyltransferase-like, with the protein product MASHIVGYPRMGPKRELKFALESFWDGKSSAEDLEKVAAGLRASIWKQMSDVGIKYIPSNTFSYYDQVLDTTAMLGAVPPRYNWTGGEIGFSTFFSMARGNDSVPAMEMTKWFDTNYHFIVPELGPDVNFSYASHKAVNEYKEAKAQGVDTVPVLVGPVSYLLLSKPAKGVDKTFPLLSLLDKILPIYKEVIAELKAAGASWIQFDEPTLVKDLESHQLEAFTKAYADLQSALSGVEVLVETYFADIPGAAFKTLTSLSGVSGFGFDLVRGTQTLDLIKGGFPSGKYLFAGVVDGRNIWANDLDASLSTLQSLESIVGKDKLVVSTSCSLLHTAVDLVNETKLDQEIKSWLAFAAQKVVEVNALAKALTGQKDEAYFSANATAQASRKSSPRVNNEAVQKAAAALKGSDHRRATDVTSRLNAQQKKLNLPILPTTTIGSFPQTVELRRVRREYKAKKISEEDYDKAIKEEINKVVKLQEELDIDVLVHGEPERNDMVEYFGEQLSGFAFTANGWVQSYGSRCVKPPIIYGDVSRPNPMTVYWSSAAQSMTKRPMKGMLTGPVTILNWSFVRNDQPRSETCYQIALAIKDEVEDLEKAGITVIQIDEAALREGLPLRKSEHAFYLDWAVHSFRITNVGVQDTTQIHTHMCYSNFNDIIQSIINMDADVITIENSRSDEKLLSVFREGVKYGAGIGPGVYDIHSPRIPSTDEIADRINKMLAVLETNILWVNPDCGLKTRKYGEVKPALENMVSACKILRTKLGSA